In the Daphnia pulicaria isolate SC F1-1A chromosome 2, SC_F0-13Bv2, whole genome shotgun sequence genome, one interval contains:
- the LOC124326906 gene encoding extensin-2-like, translating into MADTKPQCRRLTTQQQYTQQPEGYYTEVPKCYTEKTEYYTTTYAAPGYYIEEPKYYSAPSYYQTEAPVYYTKVPEYYTTTYAAPSYYTEAAKYYTTMAPEYYTTTYAAPTYYTEAQKYYSTPSYYTNKAPQYYTSTYASPTYYRDAPKY; encoded by the exons atggcggataccaaaccgcaatGCCGCCgtcttactacacaacaacaatataCGCAACAACccgaggg ctactacaccgaagtccCCAAGTGCTACACCGAAAAGACTGAATATTACACGACCACGTACGCTGCGCCAGGTTACTACATCGAGGaacccaagtattactctgctccaagctactaccAAACAGAGGCTCCtgtttactacaccaaggtCCCCGAGTATTACACTACAACCTATGCTgcccccagctactacaccgaggccgccaagtactacactaccaTGGCACCTGAGTATTATACCACTACTTACGCCGCTccgacctactacaccgaagctcaAAAGTATTACTCTACccccagttactacaccaatAAGGCACCTCAATATTACACCTCAACCTACGCTTCTCCAACTTACTACAGGGACGCTCCTAAATACTAG
- the LOC124327138 gene encoding glutamate-rich WD repeat-containing protein 1-like isoform X2 — MSDKEEAMDDSVRANDEEMKADDDDSENYEENDSDAEEEDEEDSQDEEEAGEEDENEGPQQTYLPGKPLEEGEELVCDENAYLMFHQANTGAPCLSFDIIPDGLGSERTDFPHTAYLLSGTQASTDFTNRLIVMKMSNMQKTQPESDSEDSDDDDDENVMKPDLECAIIHHQGSVNRVRMCVVGDKPLAASWSETGKVFLWDLTHPLKAVNDPVLLRNYVENKESPRPLFTFKGHTTEGFAMDWSTPMPGVLATGDCKKNIHIWKPSEGGLWAVDQRPLIGHDASVEDLQWSPNEPNVLASCSVDRSIRIWDTRVQPSKACMLAAINAHENDINVINWNKKEPFILSGGDDGKLHVWDLRQFQSSTPVATFKHHTAPITSVEWHPTDSTVFASAGADDQIALWDLALEKDEETAIVDPELADLAPQLLFIHQGQKEIKELHWHPQIPGMIISTAITGFNIFKTISV; from the exons ATGAGCGATAAAGAGGAAGCGATGGATGACAGCGTACGTGCCAATGACGAAGAAATGAAGGCCGATGATGATGACAGTGAGAACTATGAGGAAAATGACAGTGACGCAGAAGAAGAGGACGAAGAAGATAGCCAAGACGAAGAGGAAGCAggggaagaagatgaaaatgagGGCCCACAACAAACTTACTTACCAGGAAAACCCTTGGAGGAAGGAGAAGAACTTGTGTGTGATGAAAATGCCTATCTCATGTTTCATCAAGCTAATACAG GTGCTCCTTGTCTTAGTTTTGACATCATCCCCGATGGCTTGGGAAGTGAGCGCACTGATTTTCCACACACTGCTTATCTGCTATCTGGAACCCAAGCATCCACAGACTTCACTAACCGTCTTATTGTTATGAAAATGTCAAACATGCAAAAGACTCAACCTGAATCTGACAGTGAAGACagtgatgatgacgatgatgaaaATGTGATGAAACCAGATCTTGAGTGTGCAATTATCCACCATCAGGGTTCTGTGAACAGAGTCAGG ATGTGTGTTGTTGGAGACAAGCCATTAGCAGCTTCATGGTCTGAAACAGGCAAAGTATTTTTATGGGATCTAACTCACCCTTTGAAAGCTGTTAATGATCCAGTTTTGCTGAGGAACTATGTTGAGAATAAAGAGAGTCCCAGACCACTTTTCACTTTCAAAG gtCACACCACGGAAGGGTTTGCAATGGATTGGTCTACACCCATGCCTGGTGTTTTGGCCACGGGTGATTGCAAAAAGAACATCCACATTTGGAAACCAAGTGAAGGTGGTCTTTGGGCTGTAGATCAGCGTCCTCTCATTGGTCATGATGCATCTGTTGAAGATTTGCAGTGGTCACCTAATGAACCTAATGTTCTCGCGTCCTGTTCCGTCGATCGCAG TATTCGTATTTGGGATACACGAGTTCAGCCAAGTAAAGCGTGCATGCTCGCCGCAATCAATGCCCACGAAAATGACATCAATGTTATCAATTGGAACAAGAAGGAACCTTTCATCCTGTCCGGAGGTGACGATGGAAAGCTGCACGTATGGGACTTACGACAATTTCAG TCGAGCACACCTGTTGCAACGTTCAAGCATCATACTGCACCAATCACTTCGGTAGAATG GCACCCAACAGACTCTACCGTATTTGCATCGGCAGGAGCTGACGATCAGATTGCTTTATGGGATTTGGCTCTGGAGAAAGACGAAGAAACTGCGATTGTAGATCCTGAACTTGCT GACTTAGCACCACAATTACTGTTTATCCATCAGGGACAGAAGGAAATTAAAGAACTGCACTGGCATCCGCAAATTCCTGGCATGATTATCAGCACAGCTATAACTGGTTTCAATATATTCAAAACTATAAGCGTGTGA
- the LOC124327138 gene encoding glutamate-rich WD repeat-containing protein 1-like isoform X1 encodes MSDKEEAMDDSVRANDEEMKADDDDSENYEENDSDAEEEDEEDSQDEEEAGEEDENEGPQQTYLPGKPLEEGEELVCDENAYLMFHQANTGAPCLSFDIIPDGLGSERTDFPHTAYLLSGTQASTDFTNRLIVMKMSNMQKTQPESDSEDSDDDDDENVMKPDLECAIIHHQGSVNRVRMCVVGDKPLAASWSETGKVFLWDLTHPLKAVNDPVLLRNYVENKESPRPLFTFKGHTTEGFAMDWSTPMPGVLATGDCKKNIHIWKPSEGGLWAVDQRPLIGHDASVEDLQWSPNEPNVLASCSVDRSIRIWDTRVQPSKACMLAAINAHENDINVINWNKKEPFILSGGDDGKLHVWDLRQFQSSTPVATFKHHTAPITSVEWHPTDSTVFASAGADDQIALWDLALEKDEETAIVDPELAVSKIFFAQRNTSTFIDSVYFFLQDLAPQLLFIHQGQKEIKELHWHPQIPGMIISTAITGFNIFKTISV; translated from the exons ATGAGCGATAAAGAGGAAGCGATGGATGACAGCGTACGTGCCAATGACGAAGAAATGAAGGCCGATGATGATGACAGTGAGAACTATGAGGAAAATGACAGTGACGCAGAAGAAGAGGACGAAGAAGATAGCCAAGACGAAGAGGAAGCAggggaagaagatgaaaatgagGGCCCACAACAAACTTACTTACCAGGAAAACCCTTGGAGGAAGGAGAAGAACTTGTGTGTGATGAAAATGCCTATCTCATGTTTCATCAAGCTAATACAG GTGCTCCTTGTCTTAGTTTTGACATCATCCCCGATGGCTTGGGAAGTGAGCGCACTGATTTTCCACACACTGCTTATCTGCTATCTGGAACCCAAGCATCCACAGACTTCACTAACCGTCTTATTGTTATGAAAATGTCAAACATGCAAAAGACTCAACCTGAATCTGACAGTGAAGACagtgatgatgacgatgatgaaaATGTGATGAAACCAGATCTTGAGTGTGCAATTATCCACCATCAGGGTTCTGTGAACAGAGTCAGG ATGTGTGTTGTTGGAGACAAGCCATTAGCAGCTTCATGGTCTGAAACAGGCAAAGTATTTTTATGGGATCTAACTCACCCTTTGAAAGCTGTTAATGATCCAGTTTTGCTGAGGAACTATGTTGAGAATAAAGAGAGTCCCAGACCACTTTTCACTTTCAAAG gtCACACCACGGAAGGGTTTGCAATGGATTGGTCTACACCCATGCCTGGTGTTTTGGCCACGGGTGATTGCAAAAAGAACATCCACATTTGGAAACCAAGTGAAGGTGGTCTTTGGGCTGTAGATCAGCGTCCTCTCATTGGTCATGATGCATCTGTTGAAGATTTGCAGTGGTCACCTAATGAACCTAATGTTCTCGCGTCCTGTTCCGTCGATCGCAG TATTCGTATTTGGGATACACGAGTTCAGCCAAGTAAAGCGTGCATGCTCGCCGCAATCAATGCCCACGAAAATGACATCAATGTTATCAATTGGAACAAGAAGGAACCTTTCATCCTGTCCGGAGGTGACGATGGAAAGCTGCACGTATGGGACTTACGACAATTTCAG TCGAGCACACCTGTTGCAACGTTCAAGCATCATACTGCACCAATCACTTCGGTAGAATG GCACCCAACAGACTCTACCGTATTTGCATCGGCAGGAGCTGACGATCAGATTGCTTTATGGGATTTGGCTCTGGAGAAAGACGAAGAAACTGCGATTGTAGATCCTGAACTTGCTgtaagtaaaatatttttcgccCAAAGAAACACATCCACCTTCATTGATtctgtatatttttttctgcAGGACTTAGCACCACAATTACTGTTTATCCATCAGGGACAGAAGGAAATTAAAGAACTGCACTGGCATCCGCAAATTCCTGGCATGATTATCAGCACAGCTATAACTGGTTTCAATATATTCAAAACTATAAGCGTGTGA
- the LOC124327031 gene encoding mismatch repair endonuclease PMS2-like, which translates to MASAANGGIIKPIDHSTVHRICSGQVVLSLAVAVKELVENSLDSGATAVEVRLKEFGSDSVEVIDDGSGISPSNFENLCLKHYTSKIEEFEDLLNVQTFGFRGEALSSLCALSALSVTTCEKGSKIGWKLEYDSHGKLVKQTQYSRQPGTSVSLVNLFSTLPVRHKEFIKNLRREFAKMTNMLTGYCLISKKTRITCTNSTGGRTSTVLSTRGGAHLKDNFTLVFGQKSWQNMLEIKATQPSEDILAEFNLNANILPDKLNEWPFQFEGFVSSCAHGTGRSCADRQYYFINGRPCDPAKVSKLVNEVYHSYNRNQYPSIVLNITTHSSEIDINVTPDKRQLMVANEKILLATVKASLNEIYREIPCTFSLQNNSLLNKSPAVSTESPGTPSQRLRSSLAAFAAAGWKPSSPCSPGEKRKLDSCSPALKQKRLNDFVTIPISPSEKKTKLDVSIQDTQQAGTKWENNLSFTNIKEMESSTDNVEENIDGGDESLCERVRDEEQQAEDEEVNVLGATEVEEVQVIEMSEEPKVIETLEELEIVLEDVLAPPTNCPVVSKVKTTVPFGLDLLMERNRAQRDLPKSVTEKRFLARINPGDAAAAEAELSRQISQSDFEKMEVVGQFNLGFIIARLNSDLFIIDQHAADEKYNFETLQRTTRIQPQKLVCPKPLNLTAANESLLIDNMELFRSNGFEFVVNKDEDPTKRVLLSAVPLSGNWLLGPSDIDELLFMLQDSPMNEEEDRSNVSQASLARYRPSRVRAMFASRACRKAVMVGDPLTSVQMTNLLRQMSNLQQPWNCPHGRPTMRHLINTDVVQ; encoded by the exons ATGGCTTCGGCAGCAAACGGCGGTATTATCAAACCAATTGATCACAGCACAGTG CACCGGATTTGTTCCGGACAGGTTGTTTTAAGTTTAGCCGTTGCTGTCAAAGAACTGGTGGAGAATAGCCTCGATAGTGGGGCCACAGCTGTTGAAGTCCGTCTGAAAG AATTTGGCAGCGATTCAGTTGAAGTTATTGATGATGGTTCTGGTATTTCTCCTTCCAATTTTGAGAATCTCTGCCTCAAACACTATACATCCAAAATTGAAGAGTTTGAAGACTTGCTTAATGTTCAAACATTTGGTTTTCGAGGAGAAGCATTAAGCTCACTTTGTGCCCTAAGTGCTCTTAGTGTTACAACATGTGAAAAGGGCAGCAAAATCGGTTGGAAACTTGA ATATGATTCTCATGGCAAACTAGTAAAACAAACTCAGTATTCCAGACAG CCTGGGACATCAGTTAGTTTGGTAAATCTGTTTTCAACCCTGCCTGTACGCCATAAAGAGTTCATAAAGAATTTACGAAGAGAATTTGCCAAAATGACCAATATGCTGACTGGATATTGCTTGATTTCTAAAAAGACAAG aaTAACTTGCACAAACTCAACTGGTGGAAGAACTAGCACAGTTTTGTCTACTAGAGGTGGAGCACACTTGAAAGATAATTTTACATTAGTGTTTGGACAGAAAAGT TGGCAGAACATGTTAGAAATAAAAGCAACTCAGCCGTCAGAAGATATTTTAGCGGAATTCAATCTGAATGCGAATATTTTGCCCGACAAGTTAAATGAATGGCCTTTCCAGTTTGAGGGTTTCGTCTCGAGCTGTGCACACGGTACGGGCCGGAGTTGTGCTGATCGCcagtattattttattaacggTCGTCCGTGTGACCCTGCTAAAGTTTCAAAACTTGTTAACGAAGTCTACCATTCGTACAACCGCAACCAATATCCGTCCATTGTGCTCAACATAACCACTCACTCTAGTGAAATAGACATCAACGTAACACCCGACAAAAGACAGTTAATGGTTGCAAACGAGAAGATACTTTTGGCAACTGTTAAa GCGTCGTTAAACGAAATTTACCGTGAAATTCCTTGCACGTTTAGTCTGCAAAACAATTCTTTGTTAAACAAATCTCCTGCTGTTTCTACGGAATCGCCCGGAACACCTTCGCAACGTTTACGATCTTCTCTTGCTGCGTTTGCTGCCGCTGGTTGGAAACCCTCGTCACCTTGTTCCCCTGGTGAAAAACGGAAACTTGACTCCTGTTCTCCAGCTTTAAAAC AAAAAAGATTGAATGATTTCGTCACAATTCCTATTTCCCCTtcggaaaaaaagacaaagctTGATGTTTCTATTCAAGACACACAACAAGCAGGTACTAAATGGGAAAACAACTTGAGTTTCACAAACATCAAAGAGATGGAATCCTCCACGGATAATGTCGAGGAGAATATTGACGGGGGTGACGAGTCCTTGTGTGAACGAGTGAGGGATGAAGAACAACAAGCAGAAGATGAAGAGGTGAACGTTCTCGGGGCAACAGAAGTTGAGGAGGTCCAAGTTATCGAGATGTCCGAAGAACCTAAGGTAATCGAAACATTAGAAGAACTCGAAATCGTCCTGGAAGATGTACTTGCGCCGCCAACCAATTGTCCGGTTGTTTCCAAAGTTAAAACGACAGTGCCATTTGGCCTGGATTTGTTGATGGAAAGAAATCGTGCGCAACGTGATTTGCCGAAGTCAGTCacagagaaaagatttttggcGCGTATCAATCCTGGCgatgcggctgctgctgaagcCGAGCTTAGCCGACAAATAAGTCAATCTGATTTTGAAAAg ATGGAAGTAGTTGGCCAGTTTAATTTGGGCTTCATAATTGCCAGACTGAATTCAGATCTTTTTATAATCGACCAACACGCCGCTGATGAAAAATACAACTTTGAAACGCTGCAAAGAACTACGCGGATTCAACCACAGAAACTCGTTTG TCCCAAACCGCTGAATTTGACGGCTGCCAACGAGTCGCTCTTAATAGACAATATGGAATTATTCCGAAGCAATGGTTTCGAGTTCGTCGTTAATAAAGACG AGGACCCCACAAAACGTGTTTTGTTGAGTGCCGTGCCATTAAGTGGCAACTGGCTGCTTGGTCCGAGTGATATCGACGAGCTGCTATTCATGCTACAGGACTCTCCAATGAATGAGGAAGAGGATCGTAGCAATGTGAGTCAAGCTTCATTGGCGCGTTACAGGCCTTCGCGCGTTAGGGCTATGTTTGCCTCTCGAGCTTGTCGCAAAGCTGTCATGGTGGGGGATCCGCTTACTTCAGTTCAGATGACTAATTTGCTGCGTCAGATGAGCAATTTGCAACAGCCATGG AATTGCCCGCACGGACGTCCTACCATGAGACATTTAATTAACACAGACGTGGTTCAGTAA
- the LOC124327277 gene encoding ribosomal RNA-processing protein 7 homolog A-like produces the protein MGTEKSTSIQGFRCIETRFSDKCTAGHTLFYKEHAVRNSHPSKPVGKTLFVLNVPPYYTEGSIKELFKAAGSVESVCFEEKPSATNEISNMNSFFFQNHIKGFKVAYVVYKNVVSLKAAMKLEWKTSIMSTEEKPIKTGLEKWISQYESSFIDPKALQKEIDTFMSEFDSRKEREEEEAKLKEGQPDNEGWITVTKHSKHAARTETMEKKVMDKEKQKQKDKKLINFYSFQMRETKMEHLTQLRRKFEDDKKRIATMRAARKFKPY, from the exons ATGGGAACAGAAAAATCAACATCAATTCAGGGATTTAGAT GTATAGAGACAAGGTTCAGCGACAAGTGTACAGCAGGGCACACACTATTCTATAAAGAACATGCCGTTCGAAATTCACACCCATCGAAACCTGTTGGAAAGACGCTGTTCGTCCTTAATGTACCTCCTTACTACACAgaa GGATCAATAAAAGAATTGTTTAAGGCAGCAGGATCTGTGGAATCTGTCTGTTTCGAAGAGAAACCATCTGCAACAAATGAGATTAGCAATATGAATTCATTCTTCTTCCAAAATCATATCAAA GGTTTTAAAGTTGCTTATGTGGTGTACAAAAATGTTGTGTCACTGAAAGCAGCTATGAAGTTGGAATGGAAAACTAGCATTATGAGcacagaagaaaaaccaatcaAAACTGGGCTGGAAA AATGGATTTCACAATATGAATCATCATTTATTGATCCAAAAGccttacaaaaagaaattgacacCTTTATGAGTGAATTTGATtcgaggaaagagagagaagaggaagaagcaaAACTCAAAGAAGGGCAACCTGATAATGAAGGCTGGATAACAGTCACTAAACA TAGTAAACATGCTGCCAGAACAGAGACTATGGAGAAAAAAGTCATGGATAAGGAAAAGCAGAAACAGAAGGACAAGAAACTCATAAATTTTTACTCATTCCAAATGAGAGAGACTAAAATGGAGC ATTTGACCCAGTTGAGGAGAAAATTCGAAGATGACAAGAAAAGAATTGCAACAATGAGAGCTGCTAGAAAGTTCAAACCATACTAG